The following are encoded in a window of Pseudomonas multiresinivorans genomic DNA:
- a CDS encoding ABC transporter substrate-binding protein, with product MSLIHRTLRRLLPAAAMLLAGHALAAEQPSTLRIATVAYANAGQITFNGPAYVIDRDKWLEQQLAQRNIKLEWVPAATGSVGTFVNEEFANKRIDFAFYGDLPSIIANASGVQTQLIVPGGIGNNVYLVVPPGSTAKSIADLKGKRIALHRGRPWELSFAKLLEANHLGFEDFRIFNLNPQAGAAALSAGRVDAFFTLSDAFLLEDKQVGRVIWSSKEAPADWKMRAEVWGARDFVKDHPDLTQLVVDAYLKAAWWVSQDANQAAYQEAQSRSGVPLSVLQREVAGEPWPAHFSPLYDDALRQHYTDGIAYSLKAKLIRNEVKVDDLLEPKFVEQGLKNQQLEGFWKEQVKTVASQP from the coding sequence ATGTCCCTGATCCATCGCACGTTGCGCCGCCTGCTGCCGGCGGCCGCCATGCTGCTCGCGGGCCACGCGCTGGCCGCCGAGCAGCCCAGCACCCTGCGCATCGCCACGGTGGCCTACGCCAACGCCGGGCAGATCACCTTCAACGGCCCGGCCTACGTGATCGACCGCGACAAGTGGCTGGAGCAGCAACTGGCCCAGCGCAACATCAAGCTGGAGTGGGTGCCCGCAGCCACCGGCTCGGTGGGCACCTTCGTCAACGAGGAGTTCGCCAACAAGCGCATCGACTTCGCCTTCTACGGCGACCTGCCGTCGATCATCGCCAACGCCTCGGGCGTGCAGACCCAGCTGATCGTCCCCGGCGGCATCGGCAACAACGTCTACCTCGTCGTGCCACCGGGCTCCACAGCGAAATCCATCGCCGACCTCAAGGGCAAGCGCATCGCCCTGCACCGTGGCCGGCCGTGGGAACTGTCGTTCGCCAAGCTGCTGGAAGCCAATCACCTGGGCTTCGAGGACTTCCGCATCTTCAACCTCAACCCGCAGGCCGGCGCCGCCGCATTGAGTGCCGGGCGGGTGGATGCGTTCTTCACCCTCAGCGATGCCTTCCTGCTGGAGGACAAGCAGGTCGGCCGCGTCATCTGGTCGAGCAAGGAGGCGCCGGCCGACTGGAAGATGCGCGCCGAAGTCTGGGGCGCGCGGGACTTCGTCAAGGATCATCCGGACCTCACCCAACTGGTGGTGGACGCCTACCTGAAGGCCGCATGGTGGGTGTCCCAGGACGCCAACCAGGCGGCGTACCAGGAAGCGCAATCACGCTCCGGCGTACCGCTGAGCGTGCTGCAACGCGAAGTCGCCGGCGAGCCTTGGCCTGCGCACTTCTCTCCGCTGTACGACGACGCCCTGCGCCAGCACTACACCGATGGCATCGCCTACAGCCTCAAGGCGAAACTGATCCGCAACGAGGTGAAGGTGGACGACCTGCTGGAGCCGAAGTTCGTCGAGCAGGGATTGAAGAACCAGCAGCTCGAGGGATTCTGGAAAGAGCAGGTGAAAACCGTCGCCAGTCAGCCCTGA
- a CDS encoding TonB-dependent receptor family protein yields the protein MKHARDFRLKPLAIALSSALLFNAEVALSDESNSAGNITLSTVTVQGQSQETQVGDARKEVAPVSKGTLTKSQLEKFVGLDSAVTGALKYLPGVHVSGGDNSGITEGGLNIRGFSQDQIGFVRDGIPLNDPQFLTPHADFMGDPENYESVSVLYGSSSINAPTLTASGGSVLIKSVAPTKESGLLVKQNVGSDSLFRTFARVNTGEVNGFSAWLSASRTTADLWDNSGGELSSNRYEGNLQYEWDGNRINGIFSSFLMRTNSYNHPTLAEYRANKYDQGYPRDIYPTKGNGTNGVPDVTVPGQSAAASRADFKIQTYALNGLFNLSDKVQLKVDPYFVRVTDGTAAVAVVPVNENRVNADLNGDGDNIDPLVTGALSVYPTQYRIGSTNTLDFLVNDDHTLQLGLWTDYTHARNQFPVVEIKGNGKPAGIDGSHKLRDGNGNAIYFTDQRNEITTQKLWVQDTWDITSQLVLTGGLAWQHTQNKGDDRLSGFDDSADYNRFLPSLSLSYQLDPQQQLYYNTTSNMRTPAVASVYGQANGGDKQKPEVTWNQEIGWRYSTDDVLLSAALFYDKFKDRQAAFEEVSGVTSYFNAGDVTTKGLELSLNGLLPANFNYFASWTYLRSTQDDDYSAGGASLDTKGNQLYDTPRNLFSAGIGYDNQTFYANFLGRHTGSFYGDLANNEKIGGYTVFDANLGYRLKDLGSALKETTLTLNLNNVFDKHYLSGVNSGTVSADPADGDFYGAPKYYKGAPRALVAGISVGF from the coding sequence ATGAAGCATGCAAGAGATTTTCGATTGAAACCGCTGGCCATTGCATTATCCAGCGCCCTTTTATTCAACGCTGAAGTTGCACTTTCCGACGAATCCAATAGCGCCGGAAATATCACCCTGAGTACCGTCACGGTCCAGGGGCAAAGCCAGGAAACCCAGGTCGGCGATGCCCGCAAGGAAGTCGCGCCGGTCTCCAAGGGCACCCTCACCAAATCCCAGCTGGAAAAGTTCGTCGGCCTCGACAGCGCCGTCACCGGCGCCCTCAAATACCTGCCCGGCGTGCACGTCAGCGGCGGTGACAACAGCGGCATCACCGAAGGCGGATTGAACATCCGCGGCTTCTCCCAGGACCAGATCGGCTTCGTCCGCGACGGCATCCCGCTCAATGACCCGCAGTTCCTCACGCCCCATGCCGACTTCATGGGCGACCCGGAGAACTACGAGTCGGTGTCGGTGCTCTACGGCTCCTCCTCGATCAACGCGCCGACCCTCACCGCCAGTGGCGGCAGCGTGCTGATCAAGTCCGTCGCGCCAACGAAGGAAAGCGGCCTGCTGGTGAAGCAGAACGTCGGCAGCGACAGCCTGTTCCGCACCTTCGCGCGGGTGAATACCGGCGAGGTGAACGGCTTCTCTGCCTGGCTCTCGGCCTCTCGCACCACCGCCGACCTCTGGGACAACAGCGGCGGCGAGCTGTCCTCCAACCGCTATGAAGGCAACCTGCAATACGAGTGGGACGGCAACCGCATCAACGGCATCTTCTCCAGCTTCCTGATGCGCACCAACAGCTACAACCACCCGACGCTGGCCGAGTACCGCGCCAACAAATACGACCAGGGCTACCCGCGCGACATCTACCCCACCAAGGGCAACGGCACCAACGGCGTGCCCGACGTCACCGTGCCCGGCCAGAGCGCGGCGGCCTCGCGCGCCGACTTCAAGATCCAGACCTACGCGCTCAATGGCCTGTTCAACCTCTCCGACAAGGTCCAGCTGAAGGTCGACCCGTACTTCGTCCGCGTCACCGACGGCACTGCCGCCGTGGCCGTGGTGCCGGTCAACGAAAACCGAGTGAATGCCGACCTCAATGGCGACGGCGACAACATCGACCCTCTGGTGACCGGCGCGCTCAGCGTCTACCCGACGCAGTACCGCATCGGCTCCACCAATACGTTGGACTTCCTGGTCAACGACGATCACACCCTGCAACTGGGCCTGTGGACCGACTACACCCACGCGCGCAACCAGTTCCCGGTGGTCGAGATCAAAGGCAACGGCAAGCCCGCCGGCATCGACGGCAGCCACAAGCTGCGCGATGGCAACGGCAATGCCATCTACTTCACCGACCAGCGCAACGAGATCACCACCCAGAAGCTCTGGGTGCAGGACACCTGGGACATCACCTCGCAGCTCGTCCTCACCGGCGGCCTGGCCTGGCAACACACGCAGAACAAGGGCGACGATCGCCTCAGCGGCTTCGACGACAGCGCCGACTACAACCGCTTCCTGCCCAGCCTGAGCCTGAGCTACCAGCTCGACCCACAGCAGCAGCTCTACTACAACACCACCTCGAACATGCGCACTCCGGCGGTGGCCTCGGTCTACGGCCAGGCCAATGGCGGCGACAAGCAGAAACCGGAAGTCACCTGGAACCAGGAGATCGGCTGGCGCTACAGCACCGATGACGTGCTGCTCAGCGCGGCGCTGTTCTACGACAAGTTCAAGGATCGCCAGGCGGCGTTCGAGGAAGTCTCCGGCGTCACCTCCTACTTCAACGCCGGCGATGTCACCACCAAGGGCCTGGAGCTGTCGCTCAACGGCCTGCTGCCGGCGAACTTCAACTACTTCGCCTCCTGGACCTACCTGCGTTCCACCCAGGACGACGACTACAGCGCCGGCGGCGCCAGCCTCGACACCAAAGGCAACCAGCTCTACGACACCCCGCGAAACCTGTTCAGCGCCGGCATCGGCTACGACAACCAGACCTTCTACGCCAACTTCCTCGGCCGCCACACCGGCAGCTTCTACGGCGACCTGGCGAACAACGAGAAGATCGGCGGCTACACCGTGTTCGACGCCAACCTGGGCTACCGCCTCAAGGACCTGGGCAGCGCGCTGAAGGAAACCACCCTGACGCTCAACCTCAACAACGTCTTCGACAAGCACTACCTGTCGGGCGTGAACTCGGGGACGGTCTCCGCCGACCCGGCCGACGGCGACTTCTACGGCGCGCCGAAGTACTACAAGGGCGCCCCGCGCGCCCTGGTCGCCGGCATCTCCGTCGGCTTCTGA
- a CDS encoding TonB-dependent receptor, giving the protein MFKRNTLSLAILAGLASVAVHAADGDTQNKEDASTAPTLGKVVVTAQKREESVQEVPAPITVLSGEKIRDASLQSANEVTRYTPNASAGTTDGHGRPRWWIRGLGTGDQGANTVSPIGIYVDDVYIANISATGFPLFDQERVEVLRGPQGTLWGKNTTGGAINFISRKPTFSPEGYFKVDMGNYANRIVEGAVSDALVDDKLAGRVSFHHQGRDGYTENKNDGNDQGALEDDAVRLQLAARVNDNLDANLNVHARHYHDTASYNTVSYGTRPNGTNQFGYSIDPELGKANFNAKYQAEIDQAGSNLNLVWQLGELELTSITAFEHFTRDGWTDSDNTPLELQRSYSYADSQQWSQELRLASPRSDRLNWVLGFHYFNEDLESKNANAALPNVYVPSYYNNVSYDQKTESYAIFGSTTYNFTDDFSLTAGLRWTRETKDIDLERLVNRGAASFGDGHWWQPGNVETPLIVNATQDESNTWSDYSWDLTPEYRISDNARAYFRYARGFRSGGYNAGVTSQATVAKVDPEYLTSYELGLKSEWFDGRLNANASVFYYDYKDIQLNIVTAVNNQTVSRLANGAQGEAYGAEFELEAIPVQNLHVNFGLGLLHTEFTDYTSGTDDYSGNHFVRAPSVSAVIGADYRIPLNVGGAVILGTDWNTRSRQYFFTNDQSANMRSGGYTLGNARVTYELPGETTRVTAYVNNLTDKEYRNHTLPGGYQTAAVMFGDPRTFGVSVTTDF; this is encoded by the coding sequence ATGTTCAAACGCAACACCCTTTCCCTCGCGATCCTGGCGGGCCTCGCCAGCGTCGCTGTGCATGCCGCCGACGGCGATACGCAGAACAAGGAGGACGCCAGCACCGCGCCGACCCTCGGCAAGGTGGTGGTCACCGCGCAGAAACGCGAAGAGTCGGTGCAGGAAGTACCGGCGCCGATCACCGTGCTGAGTGGCGAGAAGATTCGCGATGCCTCGCTGCAGTCGGCCAACGAAGTCACCCGCTACACCCCCAACGCCTCCGCCGGCACCACCGACGGCCATGGCCGCCCGCGCTGGTGGATCCGTGGCCTGGGCACCGGCGACCAGGGCGCCAACACCGTCAGCCCGATCGGCATCTACGTCGACGACGTGTACATCGCCAACATCAGCGCCACCGGCTTCCCGCTGTTCGACCAGGAGCGCGTGGAAGTGCTGCGCGGCCCGCAGGGCACGCTGTGGGGCAAGAACACCACGGGCGGTGCGATCAACTTCATCTCGCGCAAGCCAACCTTCAGCCCCGAGGGTTACTTCAAGGTCGACATGGGCAACTACGCCAACCGCATCGTCGAAGGCGCGGTGAGCGACGCACTGGTGGACGACAAGCTGGCCGGGCGCGTGTCCTTCCACCACCAGGGCCGCGACGGCTACACCGAGAACAAGAACGACGGCAACGACCAGGGCGCGCTGGAAGACGACGCCGTGCGCCTGCAACTGGCCGCGCGGGTGAATGACAACCTCGACGCCAACCTCAACGTCCACGCCCGCCACTACCACGACACCGCCAGCTACAACACCGTGAGCTACGGCACCCGCCCGAACGGCACCAACCAGTTCGGCTACTCCATCGATCCGGAACTGGGCAAGGCCAACTTCAACGCCAAGTACCAGGCCGAGATCGACCAGGCCGGCAGCAACCTCAACCTGGTCTGGCAGCTGGGCGAACTGGAGCTGACCTCCATCACCGCCTTCGAACACTTCACCCGCGACGGCTGGACCGACAGCGACAATACCCCGCTGGAACTGCAGCGCAGCTACAGCTATGCCGACAGCCAGCAATGGTCGCAGGAACTGCGCCTGGCCTCGCCGCGCAGCGACCGGCTGAACTGGGTGCTGGGCTTCCACTACTTCAACGAGGACCTGGAGTCGAAGAACGCCAACGCGGCGCTGCCCAACGTCTACGTGCCCAGCTACTACAACAACGTCAGCTACGACCAGAAGACCGAGAGCTACGCGATCTTCGGCAGCACCACCTACAACTTCACCGACGACTTCAGCCTCACCGCCGGCCTGCGCTGGACCCGCGAGACCAAGGACATCGACCTGGAGCGCCTGGTCAACCGCGGCGCGGCGAGCTTCGGCGACGGCCACTGGTGGCAGCCGGGCAACGTCGAGACTCCGCTGATCGTCAACGCCACCCAGGACGAGAGCAACACCTGGAGCGACTACAGCTGGGACCTGACGCCCGAATACCGGATCTCCGACAACGCCCGCGCCTACTTCCGCTATGCCCGCGGCTTCCGTTCCGGCGGCTACAACGCCGGCGTCACCAGCCAGGCCACGGTGGCCAAGGTCGATCCGGAATACCTCACCTCCTACGAGCTGGGCCTGAAGTCGGAATGGTTCGATGGCCGCCTGAACGCCAACGCCAGCGTCTTCTACTACGACTACAAGGACATCCAGCTCAACATCGTCACCGCGGTGAACAACCAGACCGTCTCGCGCCTGGCCAACGGCGCCCAGGGCGAGGCCTATGGCGCCGAGTTCGAGCTCGAAGCCATCCCGGTGCAGAACCTCCACGTCAACTTCGGCCTGGGCCTGCTGCACACCGAGTTCACCGACTACACCTCGGGCACCGACGACTACTCCGGCAACCACTTCGTCCGCGCGCCCAGCGTCTCGGCGGTGATCGGCGCCGACTACCGCATCCCGCTGAACGTCGGCGGCGCGGTGATCCTCGGTACCGACTGGAACACCCGCAGCCGCCAGTACTTCTTCACCAACGACCAGAGCGCCAACATGCGCAGCGGCGGCTACACCCTGGGCAACGCGCGGGTGACCTACGAGCTGCCGGGTGAAACCACCCGCGTCACCGCCTACGTGAACAACCTGACCGACAAGGAATATCGCAACCACACCCTGCCGGGCGGCTACCAGACCGCCGCGGTGATGTTCGGTGATCCGCGCACCTTCGGCGTCTCGGTCACCACCGACTTCTGA
- a CDS encoding M48 family metalloprotease, producing the protein MSRWRWPWLAASLLILGGCASDGRYSTLQPMQGVDRKVDMSDVRGLRQMDRTPVQDAGLLNYVQTVRARLEKAHGQPCDCTVLVDSFGGYEAYSLSTRTIVVSAGLVAQAGSEDEIAAVIAHELGHVYQGDTTKGTLQETALQVVKAGGWAAGAGGYTMMFGETVDDVAKGLIYHRFNEQQEVAADAFSAQLLVKAGYSLDGLKMAVRRLNAYSAGALQARSSEPPPQCVTSKNGVYTFNFKKCGKQLSGSGASVYQTAPARLKPVMDYAASLPDDQRRRRPAGAPPSFASVNYLFGLNSLVSSDRKQLIAALARVQAQPLPPTLAGNVAVTNKLAMAYNIAGDQQRAADNLTRSLQSNGRTAWTFNYLFKQVDRSGDSRQVLEAINASHEEIGYMTQLLPVEYYLAKRHKLQVYEMVAYGRCLSNLVDDMNTYNTCAKFEKYAKSSGAAQW; encoded by the coding sequence ATGAGCCGCTGGCGCTGGCCATGGCTGGCTGCCAGCCTGCTGATCCTCGGCGGCTGCGCCAGCGATGGCCGCTACAGCACGCTGCAACCTATGCAAGGCGTGGATCGCAAGGTCGACATGAGCGACGTGCGCGGTTTGCGCCAGATGGACCGCACACCGGTGCAGGACGCCGGCCTGCTCAACTACGTACAGACCGTCCGCGCCCGTCTCGAAAAGGCCCACGGCCAGCCATGCGATTGCACCGTACTGGTGGACTCGTTCGGCGGTTACGAAGCCTATTCGTTGTCCACACGTACCATCGTGGTCTCCGCCGGGCTGGTCGCCCAGGCCGGCTCCGAAGACGAGATCGCCGCCGTGATCGCCCACGAGCTGGGCCATGTCTACCAGGGCGACACGACCAAGGGCACGCTGCAGGAAACCGCGCTGCAGGTCGTCAAGGCCGGTGGCTGGGCCGCCGGGGCCGGCGGCTACACCATGATGTTCGGCGAGACGGTGGACGATGTTGCCAAGGGCCTGATCTACCACCGCTTCAACGAACAGCAGGAAGTAGCCGCCGATGCCTTCTCGGCGCAACTGCTGGTCAAGGCCGGCTATTCGCTGGACGGCCTGAAGATGGCCGTGCGCCGGCTCAATGCCTACAGTGCCGGCGCCCTGCAGGCGCGCAGCAGCGAACCGCCGCCGCAATGCGTGACCAGCAAGAACGGCGTCTACACCTTCAACTTCAAGAAATGCGGCAAGCAGTTGAGCGGCTCCGGCGCCAGCGTTTATCAGACCGCCCCGGCACGCCTGAAACCGGTGATGGACTACGCCGCCAGCCTGCCCGACGACCAGCGTCGGCGACGCCCGGCGGGAGCGCCGCCGAGCTTCGCTTCGGTGAATTACCTGTTCGGCCTCAACAGCCTGGTCTCCAGCGACCGCAAACAGCTCATCGCGGCGCTGGCCCGGGTCCAGGCGCAACCATTGCCGCCGACGCTGGCCGGCAACGTGGCCGTCACCAACAAGCTGGCAATGGCGTACAACATCGCCGGCGACCAGCAGCGCGCCGCTGACAACCTCACCCGCAGCCTGCAGAGCAACGGGCGCACCGCCTGGACCTTCAACTACCTGTTCAAGCAGGTAGACCGTAGTGGCGACAGCCGCCAGGTGCTGGAGGCGATCAACGCGTCCCACGAGGAAATCGGCTACATGACCCAACTGTTACCCGTCGAGTACTACCTGGCCAAGCGGCACAAGCTGCAGGTGTACGAAATGGTCGCCTACGGCCGCTGCCTGTCGAACCTGGTGGATGACATGAACACCTACAACACCTGCGCCAAGTTCGAGAAATACGCCAAGAGCTCCGGCGCAGCGCAGTGGTAA
- a CDS encoding GMC family oxidoreductase has product MTTPRYDHIIVGGGSAGSVLASRLSADPKRRVLLIEAGPDTPPHATPAEILDGHNPFRLRLELRDRYFWPDLSVRHGAQPEGVERPERYLEQARVLGGGSSVNVLVANRGLPRDYDQWAELGAAGWGWDDVLPYFRKLERDTDYAGPLHGHDGPIPISRVSTRDWTPFTRSVVSALQAEGLRDIGDQNGVFDDGYFAPAVNLEHGQRVSAARGYLDEAVRARPNLTLWTDSQVLSLQRDGTRITGVELQRDGERVAVEAGEVILAAGALQSPAFLLRSGIGPTSQLQDLGIEVIADRPGVGGNLWEHSSLGTLATLGDAARSDAILARPGTSHQLGIRVSSGVDPDIPSDLYLAIGADAERGVAHALFWINKPNSSGRLTLRDRDPASPPQVDFNLLSDPRDLQRARVALRTIQRLFKHPVLARYELQLALTPFAVPQPGGPKLETLLADDAALEAYLRRHIGGVWHPSGTCRIGAADDPQAVVDSAGRVYGVEGLRVADASIIPVIPTANTNLPTLMLAEKIADAILGGA; this is encoded by the coding sequence ATGACCACTCCTCGCTATGACCACATCATCGTCGGCGGCGGCAGCGCCGGCAGCGTGCTTGCCAGCCGCCTCAGCGCCGACCCGAAACGCCGCGTCCTGCTCATCGAGGCCGGCCCGGACACCCCGCCTCACGCCACGCCGGCGGAAATCCTCGACGGCCACAACCCCTTCCGCCTGCGCCTGGAACTGCGCGATCGCTATTTCTGGCCGGACCTGAGCGTCCGCCACGGCGCGCAGCCAGAAGGTGTGGAGCGCCCCGAGCGCTACCTCGAACAGGCCCGCGTGCTCGGCGGCGGCTCCAGCGTCAACGTGCTGGTGGCCAACCGCGGCCTGCCGCGCGACTACGACCAGTGGGCCGAACTGGGCGCAGCCGGTTGGGGCTGGGACGACGTCCTACCCTACTTCCGCAAGCTCGAACGCGACACCGATTACGCCGGCCCACTGCACGGACACGACGGGCCGATCCCGATCAGCCGCGTCTCTACCCGCGACTGGACGCCCTTCACCCGCTCCGTGGTCTCGGCGCTGCAAGCCGAAGGGCTGCGCGACATCGGCGACCAGAACGGTGTGTTCGACGACGGCTACTTCGCCCCGGCGGTGAACCTGGAGCACGGCCAACGAGTGTCAGCCGCCCGCGGCTACCTCGATGAAGCAGTGCGCGCGCGGCCCAACCTGACGCTGTGGACCGACAGCCAAGTGCTCAGCCTGCAACGCGACGGCACGCGCATCACCGGCGTCGAGCTGCAACGTGACGGTGAGCGCGTTGCCGTGGAGGCCGGCGAAGTCATCCTCGCCGCCGGAGCGCTGCAATCGCCGGCCTTCCTGCTGCGCAGCGGCATCGGCCCGACCAGCCAGTTGCAGGACCTGGGCATCGAGGTGATCGCCGACCGCCCTGGCGTTGGTGGCAACCTGTGGGAGCACAGCTCGCTGGGCACCCTCGCCACCCTGGGCGATGCCGCGCGCTCCGACGCAATACTGGCGCGGCCCGGCACGTCGCACCAACTGGGCATCCGGGTCTCCTCGGGCGTCGATCCGGACATACCCTCGGACCTCTACCTGGCCATCGGCGCGGACGCCGAGCGCGGCGTGGCCCACGCGCTGTTCTGGATCAACAAACCCAACTCCAGTGGCCGCCTGACCTTGCGCGATCGCGACCCGGCAAGCCCGCCGCAGGTCGATTTCAACCTGCTCTCCGACCCGCGCGACCTGCAACGCGCGCGCGTGGCGCTGCGCACCATCCAGCGCCTGTTCAAGCACCCGGTCCTGGCGCGCTACGAGCTGCAACTGGCGCTCACCCCCTTCGCCGTGCCGCAACCGGGCGGGCCGAAGCTGGAAACCCTGCTGGCCGACGACGCGGCGCTGGAAGCCTACCTGCGCCGGCACATCGGCGGCGTCTGGCACCCCAGCGGCACCTGCCGCATCGGCGCCGCCGATGACCCGCAGGCCGTGGTCGACAGCGCCGGTCGCGTCTACGGCGTGGAAGGCCTGCGCGTTGCCGACGCCTCGATCATCCCGGTGATCCCCACCGCCAACACCAACCTGCCGACCCTGATGCTCGCCGAGAAAATCGCCGACGCCATCCTGGGCGGTGCCTGA
- a CDS encoding CHASE2 domain-containing protein, producing the protein MPSIFPKEWLSPRLFMAWLMRWAMYVLLGYWALQSDPFGFSAATDKALATQISRLVSYLFPEPVAAVTVVAIDYPSIDGLHNGGRGWMTANDWPLTYADHRRILRDLSAPRGEPAPAAIFYDIFFERPRVISGDLEPLGRQLQRLRNDPGMPRVFLAGGGSFVPMSTAAFAALQHPALAVSAWDGMGDFYPLHASLGTAAAPQASAATALYRTLCTAAGKDCRWADEEGLDNLAVQWRVRTDSACDGFWRNLGRDLWSGVGRVVGFATEDTAFEAACMPIHQVRLSELYGEHPASLRPPGLAPGEPYAVLVGVVMPSLRDYVPSPLYGQVAGVYLHANALENLLRKDEDYLRERNLKWWSVAAVALTIALCMLGGIRRHARRPLGWLFPEVDEHAALHRRLLTTLLFGLVFSSIVLLLYGLFQWFGHATPEGWLSLIGLMPFLREVVLAGEKKYSESEKVSNEARDCDDRPAAGGIEPGVGAG; encoded by the coding sequence ATGCCGTCGATTTTCCCCAAGGAATGGCTTTCGCCGCGTCTCTTCATGGCCTGGCTGATGCGCTGGGCGATGTACGTGCTGCTCGGCTACTGGGCGCTGCAAAGCGATCCGTTCGGTTTCTCCGCCGCCACCGACAAGGCGCTGGCCACCCAGATCAGCCGCCTGGTGTCCTATCTGTTTCCGGAGCCGGTTGCAGCGGTCACCGTGGTGGCCATCGACTACCCGAGCATCGACGGGTTGCACAACGGCGGACGCGGCTGGATGACCGCCAACGACTGGCCACTGACCTACGCCGACCACCGCCGCATCCTTCGCGACCTCAGCGCTCCTCGTGGTGAGCCGGCGCCGGCGGCGATCTTCTACGACATCTTCTTCGAGCGTCCGCGGGTCATCAGCGGCGACCTGGAGCCGCTCGGCCGGCAGTTGCAGCGTCTGCGCAACGACCCGGGCATGCCACGGGTGTTCCTCGCCGGCGGCGGGAGTTTCGTGCCGATGTCCACGGCTGCCTTTGCTGCTCTGCAACACCCCGCGCTGGCCGTCTCCGCCTGGGATGGCATGGGGGACTTCTATCCGCTGCACGCCTCGCTGGGGACCGCCGCGGCCCCGCAGGCCAGTGCCGCCACCGCGCTTTATCGAACCCTGTGCACGGCCGCTGGAAAGGACTGCCGCTGGGCCGATGAGGAGGGCCTGGACAATCTCGCGGTGCAATGGCGGGTCCGCACCGACAGCGCCTGCGATGGTTTCTGGCGCAACCTGGGGCGTGATCTGTGGTCGGGCGTCGGCCGTGTGGTCGGCTTCGCCACCGAGGACACGGCGTTCGAAGCCGCCTGCATGCCAATCCATCAGGTCCGTCTTTCCGAGCTTTATGGCGAACACCCGGCCAGCCTGCGACCGCCGGGACTGGCACCGGGCGAGCCGTACGCCGTGCTGGTCGGCGTGGTCATGCCGAGCCTGCGCGACTACGTGCCGTCGCCGCTGTATGGACAGGTAGCCGGCGTCTATCTGCATGCCAACGCGCTGGAGAACCTGCTGCGCAAGGACGAAGACTACCTGCGCGAACGCAACCTCAAGTGGTGGAGCGTTGCCGCCGTCGCACTGACCATCGCGCTGTGCATGCTCGGCGGCATTCGCCGCCACGCGCGCCGGCCGCTGGGCTGGCTGTTTCCCGAGGTTGATGAGCACGCCGCGCTGCACCGCAGGCTGCTGACGACACTGTTGTTCGGCCTGGTCTTCAGCAGCATCGTGCTGCTGCTCTACGGACTGTTCCAGTGGTTCGGCCACGCTACGCCAGAGGGCTGGTTGTCGCTGATCGGGTTGATGCCCTTCCTGCGCGAGGTCGTGCTGGCGGGCGAGAAGAAGTACTCAGAAAGCGAGAAGGTGAGCAATGAAGCAAGGGATTGTGACGATCGGCCTGCTGCTGGCGGGATTGAACCTGGGGTCGGCGCTGGCTGA